From a single Endozoicomonas euniceicola genomic region:
- a CDS encoding AMP-dependent synthetase/ligase, whose amino-acid sequence MNSIHPTHLVSQFRQRAEQHPENTALRYAHGDRWHEVQWRQFLEAVDQTSLALLSAGLPVQGNIGLWSRNMPEWSMTDFACMQARGVSVPLYPTSTPDQVCYIIDEAEVEILFVGEQPQFDDALELLGKASHLKTIIVFDEDVDLKGCENAQYFKDFLASADTERTELEARLASRSMDDLFTLIYTSGTTGKPKGVMLDYANMAASFDAHDKLIHVDHTDSSLAFLPLSHIFERGWSNYALCRGVVNNYMRSQADIANMLQAVKPTIMCSVPRLFEKIYTGVHTKIGKGSAAKKLIFKLAGSIGYKAMEYHRQGKPVPGYLKSLNKLADKLVFSKIKEGLGGRIRFIPCGGARLDDSICKFFHAMGINVKIGYGMTETVATITCYRDTGFQFGSCGNPLPGVQVKIGDGGEILVKGGTVMRGYYKKPEETAKTFDADGWLKTGDAGLIDEQGQLRITDRIKELMKTSNGKYIAPQHIEGTLGKDRFIEQIAIIADAKNYVSALIVPAFEALEEYAREMNLKYESKMDLIRNTDIEKLFQERLDSIQDELARFEQVKKFTLLPREFSIELGEITPTLKLRRKIIMERFQKEIDSMYGKPAISH is encoded by the coding sequence GTCCAGTGGCGTCAGTTCCTTGAAGCCGTTGACCAGACCAGCCTGGCACTACTGAGCGCAGGACTGCCAGTACAGGGCAATATCGGTCTGTGGTCGCGTAATATGCCGGAATGGTCCATGACTGACTTCGCCTGTATGCAGGCACGTGGCGTCAGCGTACCACTGTACCCCACCAGCACCCCTGACCAGGTATGCTACATCATTGATGAAGCTGAAGTAGAAATCCTGTTCGTCGGCGAACAGCCTCAGTTCGACGACGCTCTGGAACTGCTGGGCAAAGCCTCCCACCTGAAGACCATCATTGTTTTTGATGAAGACGTCGACCTGAAAGGCTGTGAAAACGCGCAATACTTCAAGGATTTCCTGGCCTCTGCCGACACAGAGCGCACCGAACTGGAAGCCCGCCTCGCCAGTCGCTCCATGGACGACCTGTTTACCCTGATTTACACCTCAGGCACTACCGGCAAACCCAAGGGTGTGATGCTGGACTATGCCAATATGGCAGCGTCTTTCGATGCCCATGACAAGCTGATCCACGTTGACCACACCGACTCATCGCTGGCCTTCCTGCCCCTGAGCCATATCTTTGAGCGTGGCTGGTCCAACTATGCCCTGTGTCGTGGCGTTGTAAATAACTACATGCGTAGCCAGGCAGACATCGCCAACATGTTGCAGGCGGTAAAACCCACCATCATGTGCTCCGTCCCACGTCTGTTCGAAAAAATCTATACCGGTGTTCATACGAAAATCGGCAAGGGTTCAGCGGCTAAGAAACTGATCTTCAAACTGGCTGGCAGCATCGGTTATAAGGCGATGGAATACCACCGTCAGGGCAAACCCGTTCCGGGTTATCTGAAAAGCCTGAACAAGCTGGCAGACAAACTGGTATTTAGCAAGATCAAAGAGGGTCTTGGCGGTCGTATCCGCTTTATACCCTGCGGCGGCGCACGACTGGACGACAGTATCTGCAAGTTCTTTCATGCCATGGGTATCAACGTCAAAATCGGCTACGGCATGACCGAAACCGTAGCCACTATCACCTGTTACCGCGACACAGGCTTCCAGTTTGGTAGCTGTGGCAACCCACTGCCAGGCGTACAGGTAAAAATTGGTGATGGTGGTGAAATTCTGGTGAAAGGTGGCACCGTTATGCGCGGTTACTACAAGAAACCGGAAGAAACCGCGAAAACCTTCGACGCCGATGGCTGGCTGAAAACCGGCGACGCTGGCCTGATTGATGAACAGGGGCAACTGCGAATCACCGACCGCATCAAGGAACTGATGAAAACCTCCAACGGCAAGTACATTGCGCCTCAGCATATTGAAGGTACTTTGGGCAAGGATCGCTTCATTGAACAGATTGCGATTATTGCTGACGCTAAAAACTATGTCTCTGCCCTCATTGTTCCAGCCTTTGAAGCTTTGGAAGAGTACGCCAGGGAGATGAATCTGAAATACGAAAGCAAGATGGATCTGATTCGCAACACCGATATCGAAAAACTGTTTCAGGAGCGTCTCGACAGTATCCAGGATGAACTGGCTCGTTTCGAACAGGTCAAGAAGTTTACCCTGCTGCCTCGTGAATTCTCCATTGAACTGGGTGAGATTACCCCCACCCTGAAGCTGCGCAGAAAGATCATTATGGAACGTTTCCAGAAGGAAATTGACTCCATGTATGGCAAGCCAGCCATCAGCCACTGA